One window of the Pantoea cypripedii genome contains the following:
- a CDS encoding nucleotidyltransferase family protein, translated as MNTPGIIILAAGLGARFTRAGGQGNKLLAPQENQQPLLALTLQQAQASGLPVLLVTRPEYHEILALAEQYQVPAITVASAGSGESIAAAVRETRAWSGWLIQPGDMAWVTAQDHQRVASLLTAGAQQVRLCWDQLPGHPVGFAARYGEALSQLTGDNGARALLDPAILQKISAHAGVIRDADLPGTTNHS; from the coding sequence ATGAACACACCTGGCATCATCATCCTTGCTGCTGGCCTCGGTGCACGGTTTACCCGTGCCGGAGGGCAGGGCAACAAACTGCTGGCACCGCAGGAAAACCAACAACCCCTGCTGGCGTTGACGTTGCAACAGGCGCAGGCTTCCGGCCTGCCTGTGCTGCTGGTTACCCGTCCTGAATATCACGAGATCCTTGCACTTGCGGAGCAATACCAGGTACCTGCCATCACTGTTGCCAGTGCAGGCAGTGGCGAAAGCATTGCGGCGGCAGTACGGGAAACCCGAGCCTGGTCAGGCTGGCTGATTCAGCCGGGTGATATGGCATGGGTAACGGCACAGGATCATCAACGCGTGGCGAGCCTGCTTACCGCCGGGGCGCAACAGGTACGTCTGTGCTGGGATCAACTGCCAGGACATCCGGTAGGCTTTGCGGCACGTTATGGTGAGGCGCTGAGTCAGCTAACCGGTGATAATGGCGCACGCGCCTTGCTGGACCCGGCAATCCTGCAAAAAATCAGTGCGCACGCCGGGGTGATTCGTGATGCGGATCTTCCCGGTACTACAAACCATTCCTGA
- a CDS encoding XdhC family protein, producing the protein MLSLDQRVIDQALLWLQQGKTIWLCTVLHSWGSAPRSPGAMLVADAQGNWVGSLSGGCIEEDFLARLQQGAYPQPSEQVRYGAEGLAPPVQLPCGGVLDVLVERFVPQERSLALLSAMQAALSGGPLLTRYITLGVDHEWQVLAPGSPQTLLRYDDNSAVLPVGAVTTVFIAGYSAVANDCIRLALMLGFRVVVCEHRDTEFGQLCAAVQPNENLHCTQLHPARYLEKSGASAGTAILCLTHDPRVDDLTLMEAVNTPAFYIGAMGSAKNSQRRFQRLADLGGLSEQALARIHAPIGLPIGSKTPGEIALATLADIVRVRNGL; encoded by the coding sequence ATGTTGTCACTCGATCAACGCGTTATCGACCAGGCATTGCTGTGGCTGCAACAGGGTAAGACCATCTGGCTGTGTACCGTGCTGCATAGCTGGGGGTCTGCCCCCCGCTCACCCGGCGCCATGCTGGTGGCTGACGCGCAAGGCAACTGGGTGGGATCACTTTCGGGCGGCTGCATTGAGGAGGATTTCCTGGCGCGGCTGCAACAGGGTGCTTATCCGCAGCCAAGTGAACAAGTGCGTTACGGTGCCGAAGGGCTGGCACCTCCGGTGCAACTGCCCTGTGGTGGTGTCCTGGATGTGCTGGTGGAACGTTTTGTACCGCAGGAACGCTCGCTGGCGTTACTGAGTGCGATGCAGGCCGCGCTGAGTGGTGGCCCGTTGCTGACGCGTTATATCACGCTGGGGGTTGATCATGAATGGCAGGTTCTCGCTCCCGGTTCACCACAAACATTGCTGCGCTATGACGATAACAGCGCGGTATTGCCGGTGGGTGCCGTGACCACGGTGTTTATCGCGGGTTATTCAGCGGTGGCGAACGATTGTATTCGTCTGGCGCTGATGCTCGGTTTTCGTGTGGTGGTGTGTGAACATCGCGATACCGAATTCGGTCAATTATGTGCAGCGGTGCAGCCAAATGAAAATTTGCATTGCACACAGCTGCATCCGGCGCGCTATCTGGAAAAATCGGGGGCTTCGGCGGGAACAGCGATCCTTTGTCTTACCCATGATCCACGCGTCGATGATTTGACGCTGATGGAAGCGGTCAATACGCCAGCGTTTTATATTGGTGCCATGGGGTCGGCGAAGAATAGCCAGCGCCGCTTTCAACGCCTGGCAGACCTGGGGGGATTATCCGAACAGGCGCTGGCTCGGATTCATGCGCCGATCGGTTTGCCAATTGGCAGCAAAACACCGGGAGAAATCGCCCTCGCGACGCTGGCGGATATTGTTCGTGTCAGGAATGGTTTGTAG
- a CDS encoding molybdopterin cofactor-binding domain-containing protein — MSHSAVPTQQQLLDADNVLLIVDEIQPPPGLVPKGQTPSLKPKELALFLAIDGAGNVWAFNGHVDLGTGVKTALTQIVAEELNLRMDQVQMVLGDTLRVPNQGATIASATLQISAVPLRKAAAVARQWLTQQAAARLQVTVDALTLDAGEFRLADGTTLNFAQLVNGQRSQLPIAHDVPLKPASEYRLVGTSSQRVDIPAKATGELTWVHDMRLPGMLHGRVIRPPYAGYDTGQFVGTSLLSIDESSIAHLDGIVKVVQIADFIGVVAEREDQAIAAMETLKVRWKPWEHLLPDMRDVEKAIRDNPRTSRVVHDTGEVDTALENVTQRFTRNYVWPYQLHGSIGPSCAVAAYDEAGLQVWSGTQNPHLLRADLAWLFEIPESDIEVNRMEAAGCYGRNCADDVAADAALLSRAVGKPVRVQLTRAQEHVWEPKGTAQLMDVDGGLDAEGNPHVYDFTTSYPSNGAPTLALLLTGRVDPVALAYEMGDRTSIPPYDFPHMRVTIEDMAPIVRASWMRGVSALPNTFAHESYMDELAHAAGVDPVEYRLRYIQDQRAAELIRSTADRAGWTPRTEPMQNSSEPGVLRGRGFAYARYIHSKFPGFGAAWAAWVADVAIDKQSGEIAVTRITVGHDAGMMVNPAGVKHQIHGNVIQSTSRVLKEQVTIESNMIASQEWGGYPILTFPEVPDIDVMMMPRPYEPPLGAGESASVPSAAAIANAVFDATGIRFRELPITSDKLRQALNGPDPQPEPALPAPQRKKSTRRRKWAFGGAAGLLGAAIGIATNALPWRAAIAPVTPPQAGSWSMEMLERGRQVAAAGDCAVCHTTEGGTTNAGGLKMDTPFGTLYTTNITPDKKTGIGSWSFTAFDRAMRQGISRDGHHLYPAFPYTSFRQLSEEDMQALYAYLMSQPAVEQTPPPNSMRFPFNMRFLMAGWNTLYLRSGEYQNDPAKSAEWNRGAYLVNGAGHCGACHSPRNLMGAEKSGDQFLAGGWVDGWEAPALNQLSKSPQPWTADSLYNYLRKGYDDKHGVAAGPMAPVVSHLATLPEADVRAMASYLADINGQTVMPEPVPQPSIKPAWNTAAGERLFKGACQACHSASEGGPKLFGVSPVMANSSSLTSATPDNLLQVVLHGIDKPATDELGYMPGFAASLSDKQVADIAAYLRQRYAPDQPAWTDLTEKVAQVRANPSSH; from the coding sequence ATGAGCCATTCCGCTGTACCCACCCAGCAACAGCTGCTGGATGCCGATAATGTGTTGCTGATCGTTGATGAGATTCAGCCCCCGCCTGGCCTGGTGCCAAAAGGACAAACGCCGAGCCTCAAACCGAAAGAACTGGCGTTGTTCCTCGCCATTGATGGTGCGGGCAACGTCTGGGCGTTTAACGGCCATGTTGATCTCGGCACCGGGGTGAAAACCGCGTTGACGCAAATCGTCGCAGAAGAATTAAATCTGCGCATGGATCAGGTGCAGATGGTGCTGGGCGATACGCTCCGCGTCCCGAATCAGGGAGCGACCATTGCCAGCGCTACCTTACAGATTTCCGCTGTGCCGCTGCGCAAAGCCGCCGCCGTTGCGCGCCAGTGGCTGACCCAGCAGGCAGCAGCGCGTTTACAGGTCACGGTCGATGCATTAACCCTTGATGCCGGTGAGTTTCGCTTGGCCGATGGCACCACCCTGAACTTCGCGCAGCTGGTCAACGGTCAACGCAGCCAGTTACCTATTGCTCACGATGTGCCGCTAAAGCCCGCCAGTGAATATCGCTTAGTCGGCACCAGCTCGCAACGTGTCGATATCCCGGCCAAAGCCACCGGCGAACTGACCTGGGTGCATGATATGCGCCTGCCGGGGATGTTGCATGGTCGGGTGATCCGCCCGCCCTATGCCGGGTATGACACCGGCCAGTTTGTCGGGACGTCGCTGCTAAGCATTGATGAAAGCTCGATTGCGCATCTCGACGGTATCGTCAAAGTGGTGCAAATCGCTGACTTTATTGGCGTGGTGGCGGAACGCGAAGATCAGGCCATCGCCGCGATGGAAACCCTGAAAGTTCGCTGGAAACCCTGGGAACATCTGCTGCCGGATATGCGTGACGTCGAAAAAGCCATTCGCGATAACCCCCGCACCTCGCGTGTGGTACACGATACCGGCGAGGTTGATACGGCGCTGGAAAACGTGACGCAGCGCTTTACCCGCAATTACGTCTGGCCGTATCAGCTGCATGGCTCGATTGGCCCGTCTTGTGCGGTGGCTGCTTATGACGAGGCGGGGTTGCAGGTCTGGAGCGGTACCCAGAATCCTCACCTGCTGCGTGCTGACCTCGCCTGGCTGTTCGAAATCCCGGAAAGTGATATCGAGGTGAACCGCATGGAGGCGGCCGGTTGTTATGGCCGCAACTGCGCGGATGATGTGGCAGCGGATGCCGCACTGCTTTCCCGTGCCGTCGGTAAGCCGGTGCGCGTGCAGCTGACGCGCGCGCAGGAACACGTCTGGGAGCCGAAAGGCACCGCCCAGTTGATGGATGTGGATGGCGGCCTCGATGCTGAGGGTAACCCGCATGTTTACGACTTCACCACTTCCTACCCTTCCAACGGCGCGCCAACTCTGGCGCTGCTGTTGACCGGACGCGTTGACCCGGTTGCGCTGGCCTACGAGATGGGCGATCGCACCTCGATCCCGCCTTACGACTTTCCCCATATGCGCGTCACCATCGAAGATATGGCCCCGATTGTGCGCGCCTCATGGATGCGTGGCGTGTCGGCATTGCCAAATACCTTCGCCCATGAATCTTATATGGACGAACTGGCGCACGCAGCAGGCGTCGATCCGGTTGAATACCGGCTGCGCTATATCCAGGACCAACGCGCAGCTGAGTTGATCCGCTCCACCGCCGACCGCGCAGGCTGGACGCCACGTACCGAACCGATGCAGAACAGCAGCGAACCCGGCGTGTTACGCGGTCGCGGCTTCGCCTATGCGCGTTACATCCACAGCAAATTCCCCGGTTTTGGTGCCGCCTGGGCTGCCTGGGTGGCGGATGTGGCTATCGATAAGCAAAGCGGCGAAATTGCCGTGACGCGCATTACCGTCGGCCACGATGCCGGCATGATGGTCAATCCTGCCGGGGTGAAACACCAGATCCACGGCAACGTTATCCAGTCCACCAGCCGCGTGCTGAAAGAACAGGTGACGATTGAAAGCAATATGATCGCCAGCCAGGAATGGGGGGGTTATCCGATCCTCACTTTCCCGGAAGTGCCGGATATCGATGTGATGATGATGCCGCGCCCGTATGAGCCTCCGCTCGGTGCCGGGGAATCCGCTTCGGTTCCCAGCGCGGCCGCCATTGCCAACGCGGTGTTTGACGCCACCGGCATCCGCTTTCGCGAACTGCCCATCACCTCGGACAAACTGCGCCAGGCCCTGAACGGACCGGACCCACAACCCGAACCCGCATTGCCCGCGCCGCAACGCAAAAAATCCACCCGCCGCCGTAAATGGGCCTTTGGCGGTGCGGCGGGTTTACTCGGTGCGGCAATCGGCATCGCCACCAATGCCCTACCCTGGCGTGCGGCTATCGCGCCGGTCACTCCGCCGCAGGCGGGTAGCTGGTCAATGGAGATGCTGGAGCGCGGTCGTCAGGTGGCCGCTGCCGGTGATTGCGCGGTGTGCCACACCACCGAGGGCGGAACCACCAACGCCGGTGGACTGAAGATGGATACGCCGTTTGGTACCCTCTACACCACCAATATCACCCCGGATAAGAAAACGGGTATCGGTAGCTGGTCGTTTACCGCCTTCGATCGCGCCATGCGCCAGGGCATCAGCCGTGATGGTCATCATCTCTATCCGGCATTTCCCTACACCTCGTTTCGTCAGTTGAGCGAAGAAGATATGCAGGCGTTGTATGCATATCTGATGTCGCAACCTGCCGTTGAACAGACGCCGCCGCCTAATAGTATGCGGTTCCCGTTCAATATGCGTTTCCTGATGGCGGGCTGGAATACGTTGTATCTGCGCAGTGGCGAGTACCAGAACGATCCGGCCAAGAGCGCCGAATGGAATCGCGGCGCCTATCTGGTCAACGGGGCCGGTCACTGTGGCGCCTGCCACTCCCCGCGTAACCTGATGGGAGCGGAAAAATCCGGCGATCAGTTCCTCGCGGGTGGCTGGGTTGATGGCTGGGAAGCGCCTGCGTTGAATCAGCTCAGCAAATCGCCGCAACCCTGGACAGCGGATTCGCTCTACAACTATCTGCGGAAGGGTTACGACGATAAACATGGGGTTGCAGCCGGGCCAATGGCACCGGTGGTAAGCCATCTGGCTACGCTGCCGGAAGCGGATGTGCGGGCGATGGCGAGTTATCTGGCGGATATTAATGGCCAGACCGTTATGCCTGAGCCGGTGCCGCAACCGTCGATCAAACCGGCATGGAACACCGCTGCCGGAGAACGATTGTTCAAAGGCGCATGTCAGGCATGCCACAGCGCCAGCGAGGGCGGGCCGAAGCTGTTTGGCGTCAGTCCGGTCATGGCTAACAGCAGCAGCCTGACCAGTGCGACGCCGGATAACCTGTTGCAGGTGGTGCTGCATGGCATCGATAAACCCGCGACGGATGAACTCGGTTATATGCCGGGCTTTGCTGCCAGTTTGTCGGATAAACAGGTGGCGGATATTGCGGCCTATCTGCGCCAGCGTTATGCCCCGGACCAGCCCGCCTGGACTGACTTAACGGAAAAAGTGGCGCAGGTACGCGCGAATCCCAGCAGCCACTAA
- a CDS encoding (2Fe-2S)-binding protein, with translation MMAQQSATPVSPAGLRCYSLKVNGEEREVTSYRDTSLLLVLRNELSLNGPKYGCGLGECGACTVMIDGVAARSCVIPAYGVRQRAVTTLEGLGSRDALHPVQQAFIDEQAAQCGYCLNGMIMTTAALLRDLPCPSDQQIRSALSGNLCRCGTHQEILCAVKRAVQLCLQQAEAQQ, from the coding sequence ATGATGGCACAACAGTCTGCCACACCGGTTTCACCTGCAGGTTTACGCTGTTATTCATTGAAGGTTAATGGCGAAGAAAGGGAAGTTACCAGCTACCGCGATACCTCGTTATTACTGGTATTGCGTAATGAATTGTCGCTTAACGGTCCCAAGTATGGCTGCGGCCTCGGCGAATGCGGTGCCTGCACCGTGATGATCGATGGCGTTGCGGCGCGTTCCTGTGTCATTCCGGCGTATGGCGTGCGGCAGCGCGCGGTGACCACCCTCGAAGGGCTGGGCAGCCGTGACGCGCTGCATCCGGTGCAGCAGGCGTTTATTGATGAACAGGCTGCACAATGCGGCTATTGCCTGAATGGCATGATCATGACCACCGCCGCGCTGTTGCGCGATCTCCCCTGCCCCAGTGACCAGCAAATCCGCTCCGCGCTGAGTGGCAACCTGTGCCGCTGCGGCACCCATCAGGAAATCCTCTGCGCAGTGAAGCGTGCGGTACAACTCTGTTTACAGCAGGCGGAGGCACAGCAATGA
- a CDS encoding MarR family winged helix-turn-helix transcriptional regulator — protein sequence MSHDHTSSAEDNYDYTQQVGHLLRKVYQRHVAIFQQHVGDSQITAVQFITLCALRDHGPSAQNDLVRYTAVDQATIRGVVERLKARDLVSLGPDPTDKRKVIVMLTESGQTLIQHTTDNAVRITEMTYGQLNPAERVALVYLLRKMLDDTSQP from the coding sequence ATGTCACACGACCATACTTCCTCAGCGGAAGACAATTACGACTACACCCAACAGGTTGGCCATCTGCTGCGCAAAGTTTACCAGCGTCATGTGGCTATTTTTCAGCAACATGTGGGTGATTCACAGATTACGGCGGTGCAATTTATTACCCTCTGTGCGCTGCGTGACCACGGTCCCAGTGCGCAGAATGACCTGGTACGTTACACCGCTGTCGATCAGGCCACCATTCGCGGCGTGGTCGAACGCTTAAAAGCCCGCGATCTGGTCAGCCTCGGTCCCGATCCGACTGACAAGCGTAAGGTGATTGTGATGCTGACCGAGTCCGGACAGACGCTGATTCAGCACACCACCGACAACGCGGTTCGTATTACTGAAATGACGTATGGGCAGTTAAATCCGGCCGAACGAGTCGCGCTGGTTTATCTGCTCAGGAAAATGCTGGACGACACGAGCCAGCCATAA
- a CDS encoding 2,5-dihydroxypyridine 5,6-dioxygenase — MAVNQSQLGQMFEQVLRLSKVDATQSVAILKSHYSDARTVQAATDAALRLGAKVYCVELPSFNHPTAMGNDMTAYCGDTALTGNIAAQRALEAADLIVDTMMLLHSPEQEQILKTGTRILLAVEPPEVLARMLPTEEDKTRVLAAAAVLEKARMMTVKSQAGSDFRAPLGQYPTVTEYGYADEPGRWDHWPSGFLFTWPNEDQAEGVLVLEVGDILLPFKSYARERITLEIEKGFVTKIHGGFEAEYLRDYMGYFNDPEVYGISHIGWGLQPRAQWTAMGLHDKNDGMCMDARAFYGNFLFSTGPNTEVGGKRKTPCHMDIALRRCDIKVDDLLVVAEGEVVAPEASRAR, encoded by the coding sequence ATGGCTGTAAATCAGAGTCAGTTAGGACAGATGTTTGAACAGGTATTACGTCTGTCGAAAGTCGATGCCACCCAGAGCGTCGCTATTCTGAAAAGTCACTATTCTGATGCACGCACGGTGCAGGCAGCGACCGACGCTGCACTACGATTGGGCGCAAAAGTGTATTGCGTTGAACTGCCGTCGTTTAACCACCCCACCGCGATGGGTAACGATATGACCGCCTACTGCGGTGATACCGCGCTGACCGGCAACATCGCGGCCCAACGTGCGCTGGAAGCGGCGGATCTGATTGTCGATACCATGATGCTGCTGCACTCGCCGGAGCAGGAGCAAATCCTGAAAACCGGGACGCGTATCCTGCTGGCTGTTGAACCGCCGGAAGTGTTGGCACGAATGTTGCCAACCGAAGAGGACAAAACGCGTGTGCTGGCCGCTGCGGCGGTGCTGGAGAAAGCGCGCATGATGACGGTGAAATCACAGGCAGGCAGCGATTTCCGCGCACCGCTGGGACAGTATCCGACGGTGACCGAATACGGTTATGCCGATGAGCCGGGTCGCTGGGACCACTGGCCGAGCGGTTTCCTGTTCACCTGGCCGAATGAAGATCAGGCGGAAGGGGTGCTGGTACTGGAAGTGGGCGACATCCTGCTGCCGTTTAAATCCTATGCCCGTGAACGTATCACGCTGGAAATTGAAAAAGGCTTTGTGACGAAGATCCACGGTGGCTTTGAAGCGGAATATCTGCGCGATTACATGGGCTACTTCAACGATCCGGAAGTGTACGGTATTTCGCATATTGGCTGGGGATTGCAGCCACGTGCGCAGTGGACAGCCATGGGGCTGCACGACAAAAACGACGGCATGTGTATGGATGCCCGCGCATTTTACGGCAATTTCCTGTTCTCCACCGGGCCGAACACCGAAGTCGGCGGCAAACGCAAAACGCCTTGCCATATGGACATCGCTCTGCGCCGTTGCGATATCAAAGTTGACGATCTGCTGGTGGTGGCCGAAGGGGAAGTGGTGGCACCGGAAGCCTCGCGCGCGCGTTAA
- a CDS encoding FAD-dependent monooxygenase, whose amino-acid sequence MSNMKRIAIVGAGLGGLAAGSLLQKAGFNVQVYEQSPAFSRLGAGIHMGPNVLKVFRRMGIEQQLEDLASHPDFWFSRDGETGEYLSRIPLGEFARKEYGAAYVTVHRGDLQAMQMTSLEPGSVHFGKCLSSVEDSGSDVVLRFQDGSEERADIVIGADGINSKLREHLLGAEAPTYSGWVAHRALIRGEQLRKYNLNFEDCVKWWSEDRHLMVYYTTKSRDEYYYVSGVPHPAWDFKGSFVDSSQQEMLDTFGHYHPVVQALIECSENVTKWPLLNRQPLPVWSEGRIVLLGDACHPMKPHMAQGAAMAIEDAAMLARCLTETGLEDYGTAFRLYEVNRKERASRVQSVSNANTFLRTQEDPAWVYGYDVFAAPLKSEGA is encoded by the coding sequence ATGAGCAATATGAAACGCATCGCCATCGTCGGCGCAGGTCTTGGCGGCCTCGCAGCGGGTTCGCTGTTACAGAAAGCGGGCTTCAATGTGCAGGTTTATGAACAAAGTCCGGCGTTTTCCCGTCTCGGGGCAGGTATCCACATGGGACCGAACGTCCTGAAGGTGTTCCGCCGTATGGGGATCGAGCAGCAGCTGGAAGATCTGGCGTCACACCCGGATTTCTGGTTCAGCCGCGACGGCGAAACCGGGGAATACCTGTCACGCATTCCGCTGGGGGAGTTTGCCCGCAAAGAGTACGGCGCGGCGTATGTCACGGTACATCGCGGTGATTTACAGGCGATGCAGATGACCAGCCTGGAGCCGGGTTCAGTGCACTTCGGCAAGTGCCTCAGCAGCGTGGAAGACAGCGGCAGCGATGTGGTGTTGCGTTTCCAGGATGGCAGCGAAGAACGTGCCGATATCGTGATCGGTGCCGACGGCATCAACTCAAAACTGCGTGAACACTTGCTGGGCGCAGAAGCGCCGACCTACAGCGGCTGGGTGGCGCATCGTGCGCTGATCCGTGGCGAGCAGCTGCGCAAATACAACCTCAATTTTGAAGATTGCGTGAAGTGGTGGTCGGAAGATCGTCACCTGATGGTTTACTACACCACCAAATCACGCGACGAGTATTACTACGTTTCCGGGGTACCGCATCCGGCGTGGGATTTCAAAGGCAGCTTTGTCGACAGTAGCCAGCAGGAGATGCTGGACACCTTCGGCCATTACCATCCGGTGGTGCAGGCGCTGATCGAGTGCAGTGAAAACGTCACCAAATGGCCGTTGCTGAATCGCCAGCCGTTGCCGGTGTGGAGTGAAGGACGCATTGTGTTGCTGGGCGACGCCTGTCACCCGATGAAACCGCATATGGCGCAGGGTGCCGCGATGGCGATCGAAGATGCGGCGATGCTGGCGCGCTGCCTGACTGAAACCGGTCTGGAGGATTACGGCACCGCGTTCCGTCTGTATGAAGTCAACCGCAAAGAACGTGCTTCCCGCGTACAATCCGTCTCCAACGCCAACACCTTCCTGCGTACTCAGGAAGATCCGGCCTGGGTTTATGGCTATGACGTCTTCGCCGCGCCGCTGAAAAGCGAGGGGGCGTGA
- a CDS encoding alpha/beta fold hydrolase, with protein sequence MSTFISGGQVQANGIRQHYLRYGGKGPTLILVPGITSPAITWGFVAEVLGQQFDTWVLDVRGRGLSSSGEGLDYGTESCADDINAFANALGLTQYHLVGHSMGARFIMRAAVKQPDGVLSLSLIDPPVSGPGRRLYPGQWPWYQDSIREAEQGMDAEAMKKYCPSWTEEQRQLRAEWLHTCYEPAIRRAYDDFHQLDIHQYFHALPAKTLLMVAGKGGVILPEDEAEIRELLPSITVAHVEQAGHMIPWDDFPGFFAAFGSFLGAILQPETQQ encoded by the coding sequence ATGAGCACGTTTATCAGTGGTGGACAGGTGCAGGCGAACGGTATTCGCCAGCACTACCTGCGCTACGGTGGCAAAGGCCCGACGCTGATTCTGGTGCCTGGCATCACCAGCCCGGCCATTACCTGGGGTTTTGTCGCAGAGGTATTGGGTCAGCAGTTTGATACTTGGGTGCTGGATGTGCGCGGACGTGGTTTATCCAGCAGTGGTGAGGGGCTGGATTACGGCACCGAAAGCTGTGCCGATGACATCAACGCGTTTGCCAACGCGCTGGGTCTGACGCAGTACCATCTGGTCGGTCATTCGATGGGCGCGCGTTTTATTATGCGCGCGGCCGTCAAGCAGCCTGATGGCGTGTTATCGCTGTCGCTGATTGATCCGCCGGTATCGGGGCCGGGGCGTCGTCTCTATCCGGGACAATGGCCGTGGTATCAGGATTCGATCCGTGAGGCGGAGCAGGGCATGGACGCGGAAGCGATGAAGAAATATTGCCCGAGCTGGACCGAAGAACAGCGTCAGCTGCGTGCGGAATGGCTGCATACCTGCTACGAACCGGCGATTCGTCGCGCCTACGACGATTTCCATCAACTGGATATCCATCAATATTTCCACGCGCTGCCAGCCAAAACTCTGCTGATGGTGGCAGGCAAAGGTGGGGTGATCCTGCCGGAAGATGAGGCAGAGATCCGCGAACTGCTGCCCTCCATTACCGTCGCGCATGTGGAGCAGGCCGGACATATGATCCCCTGGGATGATTTTCCCGGCTTCTTCGCCGCCTTTGGTTCTTTCCTTGGTGCAATCCTGCAACCGGAGACTCAGCAATGA
- a CDS encoding maleate cis-trans isomerase family protein: MTRQYRIGQIVPSSNITMETEIPAMLQARQLIRPERFTFHSSRMRMKHVNKDELAAMDKESDRCALELSDAQVDVLGYACLVAIMAMGPGYHRQSQQRLTAVTRENDALAPVISSAGALVDALHIMGAKKIALVAPYMKPLTELVVDYIQREGIEVKVWRALEIADNLAVARHDPSNLPGIVADMPLDDVDVVVLSACVQMPSLPAVAKVEAQTGKPVITAAIATTYAMLKALELEPVVPGAGALLSGAW; this comes from the coding sequence ATGACCCGTCAATACCGTATCGGCCAGATTGTGCCGAGTTCTAACATCACCATGGAAACGGAAATCCCGGCCATGTTACAGGCGCGTCAGCTGATTCGCCCGGAGCGTTTTACTTTCCACTCCAGCCGTATGCGCATGAAACACGTCAACAAAGATGAGCTGGCGGCAATGGATAAAGAATCGGACCGCTGTGCGCTGGAACTGTCGGACGCGCAGGTTGATGTGCTCGGCTATGCCTGCCTGGTGGCGATCATGGCGATGGGACCGGGTTATCACCGCCAGTCACAGCAGCGTCTGACGGCGGTCACGCGGGAAAACGACGCACTGGCCCCGGTGATTAGCAGTGCCGGTGCGCTGGTGGACGCGCTGCACATCATGGGTGCGAAAAAAATCGCGCTGGTGGCCCCTTATATGAAGCCGCTGACTGAGCTGGTGGTGGATTACATTCAGCGTGAAGGCATTGAGGTAAAAGTCTGGCGAGCGCTGGAAATTGCCGATAATCTCGCGGTCGCCCGTCACGATCCCAGCAATCTGCCGGGCATTGTTGCTGATATGCCGCTCGATGACGTTGATGTTGTGGTGCTGTCGGCTTGCGTGCAAATGCCTTCCCTGCCAGCGGTGGCCAAAGTGGAAGCGCAGACCGGTAAACCGGTGATCACTGCCGCGATCGCCACCACCTACGCGATGCTCAAGGCGCTGGAACTGGAGCCGGTGGTACCCGGAGCCGGTGCGTTGCTGTCCGGAGCCTGGTAA
- a CDS encoding N-carbamoylsarcosine amidohydrolase yields the protein MTQSASDNYAGVWGNRIGFGKRPALLMIDFLQGYTTEGAPLFAPGVVEAVRESEALLATARRCGIPVIHTQIRYHPQHQRDGGIWVQKAPVMRDMVEGNPLAAFCPEVLPLPEEVVITKQYASAFFGTALASLLVTEGIDTLIIAGCSTSGCVRASAVDALQYGFRAMVVRECVGDRHAAPHEANLFDIDSKYGDVVSKATTLEYLGQFSAR from the coding sequence ATGACACAAAGCGCCAGTGACAATTACGCCGGTGTCTGGGGCAACCGTATTGGTTTTGGTAAGCGTCCCGCGCTGCTGATGATCGATTTTCTGCAAGGCTACACCACCGAGGGCGCGCCTTTATTTGCGCCGGGCGTAGTGGAGGCGGTACGGGAATCAGAAGCGCTGCTGGCAACGGCGCGCCGTTGCGGTATTCCGGTGATCCACACCCAGATTCGTTACCACCCACAGCACCAGCGTGACGGCGGTATCTGGGTACAGAAAGCCCCGGTGATGCGTGACATGGTGGAAGGCAATCCGCTGGCGGCGTTCTGCCCGGAAGTGCTGCCGTTGCCGGAAGAAGTGGTGATCACCAAGCAATATGCCAGCGCTTTCTTTGGCACCGCACTGGCATCGCTGCTGGTGACGGAAGGCATCGATACCCTGATCATCGCCGGTTGTTCCACCAGCGGCTGCGTGCGCGCCAGCGCCGTGGACGCTCTGCAATACGGCTTTCGTGCCATGGTGGTACGTGAATGCGTCGGCGATCGCCACGCTGCCCCGCATGAAGCCAACTTGTTTGACATCGACAGTAAGTACGGCGATGTGGTGTCCAAAGCCACCACACTGGAATATCTCGGACAGTTCAGCGCCCGTTAA